In the genome of Bradyrhizobium arachidis, one region contains:
- a CDS encoding 2-oxoacid:ferredoxin oxidoreductase subunit beta, translating to MTYIAKPKFHHPGLKKNELGYTHRDYEGKISTLCAGCGHDSITASIIEACYELSIEPHRVAKISGIGCSSKTPDYFLGNSHGFNSVHGRMPSVLTGANLANRDLIYLGVSGDGDSASIGFGQFAHSIRRGVNMTYIVENNGVYGLTKGQFSATADRGSKSKKGVTNTDNAIDLVAIALQLGATFVARSFSGDKTQLVPLIAAAIRHKGASFIDVISPCIAFNNHAGSTKSFDYVREHNDAVNRLDVLVGRDPIAVDYAPGTVQMVEQHDGSKIALRKIDADYDPHDRLGAQTFLAKHAAKGQIVTGLLYVDPDAEDLHEHLNTVETPLNTLEADALCPGSAVLDKINASLR from the coding sequence ATGACCTATATTGCCAAGCCAAAGTTTCATCATCCCGGGCTGAAGAAGAACGAGCTCGGCTACACGCATCGCGATTACGAAGGCAAGATCTCGACGCTGTGCGCCGGCTGCGGCCACGACTCGATCACGGCCTCGATCATTGAGGCCTGCTACGAGCTCTCGATCGAGCCGCACCGGGTGGCGAAGATTTCCGGCATCGGCTGCTCGTCGAAGACGCCGGACTATTTCCTCGGCAATTCGCACGGCTTCAACTCCGTGCACGGCCGCATGCCCAGCGTGCTGACAGGCGCCAACCTCGCCAACCGCGACCTGATCTATCTCGGCGTCTCCGGCGACGGCGATTCCGCTTCCATCGGCTTCGGCCAGTTCGCGCATTCGATCCGGCGCGGCGTCAACATGACCTATATCGTCGAGAACAACGGCGTCTACGGCCTGACCAAGGGCCAGTTCTCGGCCACGGCTGATCGCGGCTCGAAGAGCAAGAAGGGCGTCACCAACACCGACAACGCCATCGACCTCGTCGCGATCGCGCTGCAACTTGGCGCCACCTTCGTCGCGCGCTCGTTCTCCGGCGACAAGACCCAGCTGGTGCCGCTGATCGCGGCTGCGATCCGCCACAAGGGCGCGTCCTTCATCGACGTCATCAGCCCCTGCATCGCCTTCAACAACCATGCCGGCTCGACCAAGAGCTTCGACTATGTCCGCGAGCACAATGACGCGGTGAACCGGCTCGACGTGCTGGTCGGCCGCGATCCCATCGCGGTCGACTACGCGCCGGGCACGGTGCAGATGGTCGAGCAGCACGACGGCAGCAAGATCGCGCTGCGCAAGATCGATGCCGATTACGATCCGCACGACAGGCTCGGCGCGCAGACCTTCCTCGCGAAGCACGCCGCCAAGGGCCAGATCGTCACCGGGCTGCTCTATGTCGATCCCGACGCGGAAGATCTGCACGAGCATCTCAACACGGTCGAGACGCCGCTCAATACGCTGGAAGCGGACGCGCTGTGCCCGGGCTCGGCGGTGCTGGACAAGATCAACGCCAGCCTGCGGTGA
- a CDS encoding DUF4399 domain-containing protein — protein sequence MKIMSCVALAAAIALLPGAAYAQGKTAPKDAKLYFITPRDGQKVRGAFWVRFGLRNMGVTHAGDDYQNAGHHHLLVDVNDPIDPKEPIPQDKSHLHFGAGQTETMLELPPGTHTLQLVLGDAKHYPFEPLVVSDKITIRVRQPVSAK from the coding sequence ATGAAGATCATGTCCTGTGTCGCACTTGCGGCTGCGATCGCATTGCTCCCGGGTGCGGCGTACGCGCAGGGCAAGACCGCGCCTAAGGATGCCAAGCTCTACTTCATCACGCCGCGCGACGGGCAGAAGGTTCGCGGTGCATTTTGGGTCCGGTTCGGCTTGCGCAACATGGGCGTGACGCATGCCGGCGACGACTACCAGAACGCGGGTCATCACCATTTGCTGGTCGACGTCAACGACCCCATCGATCCCAAGGAGCCGATCCCGCAGGACAAGTCGCATCTGCATTTCGGCGCGGGGCAGACCGAAACCATGCTCGAACTCCCGCCCGGCACGCACACGCTGCAATTGGTGCTGGGCGATGCGAAGCACTATCCGTTCGAGCCGCTGGTCGTATCGGACAAGATCACGATACGTGTCCGGCAGCCTGTTTCCGCCAAGTGA
- a CDS encoding SUMF1/EgtB/PvdO family nonheme iron enzyme, which translates to MGEIRDFRSGNRGEPPPSGALPRRLAAIIVGDIASYSRLMQADEEGTHARVKRIERDLIMPSIVEHHGSLVKTTGDGFIAIFDSPVEAVRCSIVIQQNLVGRNTSQPKHSRIEYRIGVNLGDVIVEPDDIYGDGVNIATRIEGIAEPGQVYISGAIYEQIKHKVVCGYESLGDRKVKNITDPVRVYRVLPDADALGRTRSRRENALIFFLGISVLIIATGVLWYLLAQPAGRRNEQAAAPTAAPTVAPAASPSPQPAPREAATQTPEPSPSVASAPPPPSPVPSPSPIPVREPDMIAIRGGSFAMGSNDDPTERPVHQVTIKPFSIGKYPVTVQQWNECAAAKGCAFTAVGKDDAPVSNVSWTDAQQYVAYLSQAAKKPYRLPSEAEWEYAARGGTTSKYWWGDKLQPGMAGCKDCGDLAAEQPAKVGGFKPNPFGLYDMGGGIDQWVEDCWHRSYQGAPADGSAWTGGDCSSHVLRSGSWKNDSRYVRPSNRDGYDTNVRYPTHGFRVALSP; encoded by the coding sequence ATGGGAGAAATTCGCGACTTCAGATCCGGCAATCGGGGGGAGCCGCCTCCGAGCGGGGCGCTGCCTCGGCGACTCGCTGCGATCATTGTCGGCGATATCGCGTCCTACAGTCGCTTGATGCAGGCTGACGAGGAGGGCACGCACGCCCGCGTCAAGCGGATCGAGCGGGATCTCATCATGCCCAGCATCGTCGAGCACCATGGAAGCCTGGTGAAGACGACCGGCGATGGCTTCATTGCGATTTTCGATAGTCCCGTCGAGGCTGTTCGATGCAGCATCGTCATCCAGCAAAATCTCGTCGGCCGCAACACTTCGCAGCCGAAACATTCGCGGATCGAATACCGGATCGGCGTCAATCTCGGTGATGTCATCGTCGAGCCGGACGACATCTATGGCGACGGCGTCAACATCGCCACGCGCATCGAAGGCATTGCCGAGCCGGGCCAGGTCTACATCTCCGGCGCGATCTACGAGCAGATCAAGCACAAGGTGGTGTGCGGCTATGAATCGCTCGGCGATCGCAAGGTCAAGAACATCACCGATCCGGTGCGAGTCTACCGCGTGCTGCCGGACGCAGACGCGCTCGGCAGAACGCGAAGCCGGCGCGAGAATGCCTTGATCTTTTTCCTCGGGATCAGCGTGCTGATCATCGCCACCGGCGTACTTTGGTATCTGCTGGCACAGCCGGCTGGCAGGCGGAACGAGCAGGCCGCCGCACCGACCGCCGCGCCGACCGTCGCGCCGGCCGCATCTCCAAGCCCGCAGCCCGCTCCACGCGAAGCGGCGACGCAAACGCCGGAGCCGTCTCCCTCAGTGGCTTCGGCACCTCCGCCGCCCTCGCCGGTACCCAGCCCATCGCCGATACCCGTCCGCGAACCCGACATGATCGCCATTCGCGGCGGCAGCTTCGCCATGGGGAGCAATGATGATCCGACCGAACGTCCGGTTCATCAGGTCACGATCAAGCCGTTCTCGATCGGCAAATATCCGGTGACCGTGCAGCAATGGAACGAATGCGCCGCTGCGAAGGGGTGCGCCTTCACGGCCGTGGGCAAGGACGATGCGCCGGTGAGCAATGTGAGCTGGACCGATGCGCAGCAATATGTAGCCTATCTCTCCCAGGCGGCGAAGAAGCCGTACCGGCTTCCGAGCGAAGCCGAATGGGAATATGCGGCGCGCGGCGGAACAACGAGCAAGTATTGGTGGGGCGACAAGCTCCAGCCCGGCATGGCCGGGTGCAAGGATTGCGGTGATCTCGCAGCCGAGCAGCCGGCGAAGGTCGGCGGCTTCAAGCCCAATCCGTTCGGGCTGTACGACATGGGCGGCGGCATCGACCAGTGGGTCGAGGATTGCTGGCACAGAAGCTATCAGGGCGCGCCGGCCGACGGCTCAGCATGGACCGGCGGCGACTGCTCCTCGCATGTCCTGCGCTCGGGCTCGTGGAAGAACGATTCAAGATATGTGCGGCCGTCAAACCGCGATGGTTACGACACCAATGTCCGTTACCCCACGCACGGATTCCGCGTCGCGCTCAGTCCGTGA
- a CDS encoding STM3941 family protein, producing the protein MSVSQNLPNLAIGYSLARLLKILAAGALMTLVSAAIALNWFQIKTLTPFQITVCYVGLALFGLVTLRTLWTLLFARAPVVFITRVGIRDTRIADDTIAWRSVREISVWQFRNQKIVVLKLDPLIADRFDGGFLKRIVSMMNKAVGAEGVLINPSGLTIDGETLLETCKQYWKAGRLAYSGRAAVVPEPVS; encoded by the coding sequence ATGTCCGTAAGTCAGAACTTGCCCAATCTTGCGATCGGCTATTCCCTGGCGCGGCTGCTGAAGATATTGGCCGCCGGCGCGCTAATGACGCTCGTGTCTGCCGCGATCGCTCTCAACTGGTTTCAGATCAAGACCCTCACGCCGTTCCAGATCACGGTCTGCTATGTCGGTCTCGCGTTGTTCGGCCTTGTCACCCTGCGGACGCTCTGGACGCTGCTCTTCGCCAGGGCGCCGGTCGTCTTCATCACCCGTGTCGGCATTCGCGACACCAGGATCGCCGACGACACCATCGCCTGGAGATCGGTGCGGGAGATATCGGTCTGGCAATTTCGCAATCAGAAGATCGTGGTGCTCAAGCTTGATCCTCTCATCGCCGACCGCTTCGACGGCGGCTTTCTCAAGCGCATCGTCTCGATGATGAACAAGGCGGTCGGCGCCGAGGGCGTGCTGATCAATCCGAGCGGCCTGACTATCGACGGCGAAACACTGCTCGAGACCTGCAAGCAATACTGGAAGGCCGGCCGCCTGGCCTATTCGGGCCGCGCCGCTGTCGTGCCCGAGCCGGTCAGCTAG
- a CDS encoding DsrE family protein: MNRRNMLWSAASALGAGLGTSRAQAATATPSSNKLKVVYHLSDAEKVNFVLGNIQNHIDGVGGPAHVTIALVIHGPALKPFHAAQANPDVRRRVGEFSKDGVELAACANTMKAQNVTLTDLLPGFVSAESGGVVRLAELQSQGYLYVRS, encoded by the coding sequence ATGAACCGCCGGAACATGTTGTGGAGCGCAGCCTCGGCTTTGGGCGCAGGGCTCGGCACCTCGCGTGCACAGGCTGCGACCGCGACTCCGTCGTCGAACAAGCTCAAGGTCGTCTATCACCTCAGCGATGCCGAGAAGGTCAATTTCGTGCTCGGCAACATCCAGAACCATATCGACGGCGTCGGCGGCCCCGCGCACGTCACGATCGCGCTGGTGATCCACGGTCCCGCGCTGAAACCGTTTCACGCCGCGCAGGCAAATCCCGACGTCCGCAGGCGCGTTGGTGAATTCTCCAAGGACGGCGTCGAGCTCGCCGCCTGCGCCAACACCATGAAAGCGCAGAACGTCACGCTGACGGACTTGCTGCCCGGCTTCGTCAGCGCGGAGAGCGGCGGCGTGGTTCGTTTGGCCGAGTTGCAATCGCAGGGGTATCTTTACGTGCGGTCTTGA
- a CDS encoding ArsR/SmtB family transcription factor, with protein sequence MSAAHDLLFRTLADPTRRAIFERLCREGEQTVGALTARSGVSQPAVSKHLGALKQAGLVRDRHEGRQTHYSAQPGALNPLIDWTSQMASFWQNRLDALDDLLKRMDQ encoded by the coding sequence ATGTCCGCCGCCCACGACCTTCTGTTCAGGACGCTCGCCGATCCGACCCGGCGGGCGATCTTCGAGCGGCTGTGCCGCGAGGGCGAGCAGACGGTCGGGGCACTCACGGCCCGATCCGGCGTTTCCCAGCCGGCGGTCTCGAAACATCTGGGGGCGCTGAAGCAGGCCGGGCTCGTGCGCGACCGTCATGAAGGACGCCAGACCCATTACAGCGCGCAGCCCGGCGCGCTCAATCCGCTGATCGACTGGACCAGCCAGATGGCTTCCTTCTGGCAGAACCGGCTCGATGCGCTGGATGATTTGCTGAAGAGGATGGACCAATGA
- a CDS encoding SRPBCC family protein → MTEQLTEKRSVVVEREFAFPAERLWRALTQPHLIEEWLMKNDFKPTVGHRFNLRGEWGGVLDCEVLTIEPEKTLAYTWNFSHEDAAFDLKSIVTFTLTPTGAGTHLRVEQAGFSPTQKQAFGGAHAGWKQFFAKLDEVLARAG, encoded by the coding sequence ATGACCGAACAATTGACCGAGAAACGCTCAGTCGTCGTCGAACGCGAATTTGCCTTTCCGGCCGAGCGGCTCTGGCGCGCGCTGACGCAGCCGCATCTGATCGAGGAATGGCTGATGAAGAACGACTTCAAGCCGACGGTCGGTCACAGATTCAATCTGCGCGGCGAATGGGGCGGCGTGCTGGATTGCGAGGTGCTCACCATCGAGCCGGAGAAGACGCTCGCCTACACCTGGAATTTTTCGCACGAGGACGCGGCGTTCGATCTGAAGAGCATCGTCACCTTCACGCTGACACCGACCGGCGCCGGCACGCACTTACGCGTCGAGCAGGCGGGCTTCAGCCCGACGCAGAAGCAGGCGTTTGGCGGCGCGCATGCCGGCTGGAAGCAGTTTTTCGCCAAGCTCGACGAGGTGCTGGCGCGCGCTGGCTAG
- a CDS encoding DUF1801 domain-containing protein, whose amino-acid sequence MKKAVPAKKSSTKDLEGASPAKLIDGRIKELGDWRGEMLGRIRGLIKEADPEVVEEWKWRGVPVWEHDGIICTGETYKEVVKLTFAKGAALDDPAGLFNSSLDGNVRRAIDIREGEKINEKALKALIRAAVELNAVKKVAKKKA is encoded by the coding sequence ATGAAGAAAGCCGTACCCGCAAAGAAGAGCAGCACAAAGGACTTGGAGGGAGCTTCGCCCGCGAAGCTGATCGACGGCAGGATCAAGGAGCTCGGCGACTGGCGCGGCGAGATGCTGGGGCGCATCCGCGGCCTGATCAAGGAGGCCGATCCTGAGGTCGTCGAGGAATGGAAATGGCGCGGCGTGCCGGTGTGGGAGCATGACGGCATCATCTGCACCGGCGAGACCTACAAGGAAGTGGTGAAGCTGACCTTTGCCAAGGGCGCGGCGCTGGATGACCCCGCCGGCCTGTTCAACTCCAGCCTCGATGGCAACGTGCGGCGCGCGATCGATATTCGCGAGGGTGAGAAGATCAACGAGAAAGCGCTCAAGGCGCTGATCCGCGCGGCGGTGGAGCTGAATGCGGTGAAGAAGGTGGCGAAGAAGAAAGCGTGA
- a CDS encoding SpoVR family protein, with product MTERLFEGADWDFRTLQRITDACEEVALKDLGLDVYPNQIEVITAEQMLDAYSSVGMPLFYKHWSFGKHFAFHEASYRKGLMGLAYEIVINSSPCISYLMEENTATMQTLVIAHAAFGHNHFFKNNYLFKQWTDAEGILDYLDFAKNYVATCEERYGRIEVERTLDAAHALMSHGIDRYPGKKKLDLRAEEKRAGRRRQHEEEVFNDLWRTVPKGAAKSRSALSIERRRKLLGLPQENLLYFLEKSAPRLAPWQRELLRIVRHIAQYFYPQSQTKVMNEGTATYVHYRIMTKLHEQGRITDGNFLEFLGSHTNVVFQPEFDDPRFSGFNPYALGFAVMQDIERIVTRPEDEDREWFPDIAGKNDVMGVLRDVWANYRDESFIGQFLSPKLMRQFRMFHLHDDPEERAGIRVDAIHDERGFRRVRRELARQHDVGFIDANIEVVDVDLSGDRRLILHHHVIKGSQLNETDAKRVLQHLADLWTYDVSLIEVDANDKVLREYVVSPRPIPAAVA from the coding sequence ATGACGGAACGCTTGTTCGAAGGCGCGGATTGGGACTTCCGCACCTTGCAGCGCATCACCGATGCTTGTGAGGAGGTGGCGTTGAAGGATCTCGGTCTCGACGTCTATCCGAACCAGATCGAGGTCATCACCGCCGAGCAGATGCTGGATGCCTATTCGTCGGTCGGCATGCCGCTGTTCTACAAGCACTGGTCGTTCGGCAAGCATTTCGCGTTTCACGAGGCGTCCTACCGCAAGGGCCTGATGGGGCTCGCCTATGAGATCGTGATCAACTCCTCGCCCTGCATCTCCTACCTCATGGAGGAGAACACGGCGACGATGCAGACGCTGGTGATCGCGCACGCCGCCTTCGGCCACAACCACTTCTTCAAGAACAATTATCTGTTCAAGCAGTGGACTGATGCGGAAGGCATCCTCGACTATCTCGACTTCGCCAAGAACTATGTCGCGACCTGCGAGGAGCGCTACGGCCGCATCGAGGTCGAGCGCACGCTGGACGCAGCGCATGCGCTGATGTCGCACGGCATCGACCGCTATCCCGGCAAGAAGAAGCTGGATCTGCGCGCCGAGGAGAAGCGGGCAGGGCGCCGCCGCCAGCACGAGGAAGAGGTCTTCAACGATCTCTGGCGCACCGTGCCCAAGGGCGCCGCCAAGAGCCGCTCGGCGCTCAGCATCGAGCGCCGCCGCAAGCTGCTCGGCCTGCCGCAGGAGAACCTGCTCTATTTTCTGGAGAAGAGCGCGCCGCGGCTCGCCCCCTGGCAGCGCGAGCTGCTGCGCATCGTCCGCCACATCGCGCAATATTTCTATCCGCAGAGCCAAACCAAGGTGATGAACGAGGGGACGGCGACCTACGTCCACTATCGCATCATGACAAAGTTGCACGAGCAGGGGCGCATCACCGACGGCAACTTCCTCGAATTCCTGGGATCGCACACCAACGTGGTGTTCCAGCCCGAATTCGACGACCCGCGCTTCTCCGGCTTCAACCCTTACGCGCTCGGCTTTGCCGTGATGCAGGACATCGAGCGCATCGTCACCAGGCCCGAGGACGAGGACCGCGAATGGTTCCCCGACATCGCCGGCAAGAACGACGTCATGGGCGTGCTGCGCGACGTCTGGGCCAATTACCGCGACGAGAGCTTCATCGGCCAGTTCTTAAGCCCCAAATTGATGCGGCAATTCCGCATGTTCCACCTGCACGACGATCCCGAGGAGCGCGCCGGCATCCGGGTCGACGCCATCCACGACGAGCGCGGCTTCCGCCGCGTCCGCCGCGAGCTGGCGCGCCAGCACGACGTCGGCTTCATCGACGCCAATATCGAGGTGGTCGACGTCGATCTCTCCGGCGACCGCCGGCTGATCCTGCATCACCACGTCATCAAGGGCTCGCAGCTCAACGAGACCGACGCCAAGCGCGTGCTCCAGCACCTCGCCGATCTCTGGACCTACGACGTCTCGCTGATCGAGGTCGATGCCAACGACAAGGTTTTGCGCGAATACGTCGTCAGCCCACGCCCGATTCCGGCAGCGGTGGCTTGA
- a CDS encoding YeaH/YhbH family protein: MHIIDRRLNPGGKSLENRQRFLRRAKSLVQGAVKKTSQERDIKDVLEGGEVTIPLDGMHEPRFRREGGTRDMVLPGNKKFIEGDYLQRSGQGSAKDSGPGEGDSEDAFRFVLSRDEFVDLFLDDLELPDLAKRKIAQTESEGIQRAGYTTSGSPANISVSRTVQLALARRIALRRPRKGELEELEAEIAACTDEDLRAELIEKLEKLKAKSKRIPFIDPLDIRYRRYEKVPRPVAQAVMFCLMDVSGSMSEHMKDLAKRFYMLLYVFLKRRYKHVEIVFIRHTDRAEEVDEQTFFYGPASGGTLVSSALQAMHEIVRERFNPADWNIYAAQASDGDNSYSDGELTGMLLTDKILPVCQFFAYLEVGESGGSAFDLSDSSLWTLYDRLRNSGAPLSMRKVSERSEIFPVFHDLFQRRDTAQEKAAP; the protein is encoded by the coding sequence ATTCATATTATTGACAGGCGCCTGAATCCAGGCGGCAAGAGCCTTGAGAACCGGCAGCGGTTCTTGCGTCGGGCAAAATCCCTGGTGCAGGGCGCCGTCAAGAAGACCTCGCAGGAACGCGACATCAAGGACGTCCTGGAGGGTGGCGAGGTCACGATTCCGCTCGACGGCATGCACGAGCCGCGTTTCCGCCGCGAAGGCGGAACGCGCGACATGGTGCTGCCCGGCAACAAGAAGTTCATCGAGGGCGACTACCTTCAGCGCTCCGGCCAGGGCAGCGCCAAGGATTCGGGTCCGGGTGAGGGCGACAGCGAGGACGCCTTCCGCTTCGTGCTCTCCCGCGACGAGTTCGTCGATCTCTTCCTCGACGATCTCGAGCTGCCGGATCTGGCCAAGCGCAAGATCGCGCAGACCGAGAGCGAGGGCATCCAGCGCGCCGGCTACACCACGTCGGGCTCGCCTGCCAACATCTCGGTGAGCCGCACCGTGCAGCTCGCGCTCGCCCGCCGCATCGCGCTGCGCCGTCCGCGCAAGGGCGAGCTCGAGGAGCTGGAGGCCGAGATCGCCGCCTGCACCGATGAGGATCTGCGCGCCGAGCTGATCGAGAAGCTCGAAAAGCTGAAGGCGAAATCCAAGCGTATTCCCTTCATCGATCCGCTCGACATCCGCTACCGCCGCTACGAGAAGGTGCCGCGCCCGGTCGCGCAGGCGGTGATGTTCTGCCTGATGGACGTGTCGGGCTCGATGTCCGAGCACATGAAGGATCTGGCCAAGCGCTTCTACATGCTGCTCTACGTGTTCCTGAAGCGGCGCTACAAGCATGTCGAGATCGTCTTCATCCGCCACACCGATCGCGCCGAGGAGGTCGACGAGCAGACCTTCTTCTACGGCCCGGCCTCCGGCGGCACGCTGGTCTCCAGCGCGCTGCAGGCGATGCACGAGATCGTGCGCGAGCGTTTCAATCCGGCGGACTGGAACATCTACGCAGCCCAGGCCTCCGACGGCGACAATTCCTATTCCGACGGCGAGCTCACCGGCATGCTGCTGACCGACAAGATTCTGCCGGTCTGCCAGTTCTTCGCCTATCTCGAGGTCGGGGAATCCGGCGGCAGCGCCTTCGATCTCTCCGACTCCTCGCTCTGGACCCTCTATGACCGCCTGCGCAACAGCGGTGCACCGCTCTCGATGCGCAAGGTCTCGGAGCGCAGCGAGATCTTCCCGGTGTTCCACGATCTGTTCCAGCGCCGCGATACTGCACAGGAGAAAGCCGCTCCATGA
- a CDS encoding PrkA family serine protein kinase has translation MYNDSLFNAFARSFEARSQHDMSMAEYLESCRSDPMKYANAAERLLAAIGDPQTIDTAKDPRLGRIFLNRTIRTYPAFAGFYGMEETIERIVGFFRHAAQGLEERKQILYLLGPVGGGKSSLAERLKSLMEVQPIYVLKAGDELSPVFESPLSLFDPDHLGPMLEEKYGIPRRRLTGLMSPWCYKRLEAFGGDISQFRVAKIQPSRLRQIAVSKTEPGDENNQDISSLVGKVDIRKLETFAQNDPDAYSYSGGLNRANQGILEFVEMFKAPIKMLHPLLTATQEGNYIGTENIGAIPFTGVILAHSNEAEWASFKANKNNEAFIDRICVIKVPYVLRVTEEQKIYEKLIQGSELASAPCAPSTLETMARFSVMSRLRKHENSTLFGKMRVYDGESLKESDPKARSVQEYRDAAGVDEGMDGVSTRFAFKILAATFNHDPQEVAADAVHLMYALEQSIRREQLPEETEKRYLEFIKAELAPRYAEFIGNEIQKAYLESYSDYGQNLFDRYVDYADAWIEDQDFKDPDTGQLLDRELLNQELTKIEKPAGIANPKDFRNEVVKFSLRARAQNAGKNPTWTSYEKIRDVIEKRIFSQVEDLLPVISFGSKKDGETEKKHGEFVARMVERGYTERQVRRLVEWYMRVKQAG, from the coding sequence ATGTACAACGATTCTCTATTCAACGCTTTCGCTCGGTCGTTCGAGGCGAGAAGCCAGCACGACATGTCGATGGCGGAATATCTGGAATCGTGTCGAAGCGATCCCATGAAATACGCAAATGCGGCCGAGCGACTGCTAGCAGCGATCGGCGATCCGCAGACGATTGACACGGCCAAGGACCCACGCCTTGGCCGTATTTTTTTGAACCGCACGATCCGCACCTATCCGGCCTTCGCCGGCTTCTACGGTATGGAAGAAACCATCGAGCGCATCGTCGGTTTCTTCCGTCACGCGGCGCAGGGCCTCGAAGAGCGCAAGCAGATCCTCTATCTGCTCGGTCCGGTCGGTGGCGGCAAGTCCTCGCTCGCCGAGCGGCTCAAGTCGTTGATGGAAGTGCAGCCGATCTACGTGCTCAAGGCCGGCGATGAGCTCTCGCCGGTGTTCGAAAGCCCGCTCAGCCTCTTCGATCCCGATCATCTCGGGCCGATGCTGGAGGAGAAATACGGCATTCCGCGCCGGCGTCTCACCGGTCTGATGAGCCCGTGGTGCTACAAGCGGCTGGAAGCCTTCGGCGGCGACATTTCTCAGTTCAGAGTCGCAAAAATCCAGCCGTCGCGGCTGCGCCAGATCGCGGTCTCCAAGACCGAGCCTGGTGACGAGAACAACCAGGACATCTCCTCGCTGGTCGGCAAGGTCGATATCCGCAAGCTCGAGACCTTCGCGCAGAACGATCCTGATGCGTACAGCTATTCCGGCGGCCTCAACCGCGCCAACCAGGGCATCCTTGAATTCGTCGAGATGTTCAAGGCGCCGATCAAGATGCTGCACCCGCTGCTGACCGCGACGCAGGAGGGCAACTACATCGGCACCGAGAACATCGGCGCGATCCCGTTCACCGGCGTCATTCTCGCGCACTCGAACGAAGCGGAGTGGGCGAGCTTCAAGGCCAACAAGAACAACGAGGCCTTCATCGACCGCATCTGCGTGATCAAGGTGCCGTACGTGCTGCGGGTCACCGAAGAGCAGAAGATCTACGAGAAGCTGATCCAGGGTTCGGAGCTGGCGTCTGCGCCGTGCGCGCCGTCGACACTGGAAACGATGGCTCGGTTCTCGGTCATGTCGCGCCTGCGCAAGCACGAGAATTCGACGCTGTTCGGCAAGATGCGGGTCTATGATGGCGAAAGCCTGAAGGAATCCGATCCCAAGGCACGAAGCGTCCAGGAATACCGGGATGCCGCCGGTGTCGACGAAGGCATGGACGGCGTGTCCACGCGCTTTGCCTTCAAGATCCTGGCGGCGACCTTCAACCATGACCCGCAGGAGGTCGCCGCCGATGCCGTGCACTTGATGTATGCGCTGGAGCAGTCGATCCGCCGGGAGCAGCTGCCCGAGGAAACCGAGAAACGTTACTTGGAGTTCATCAAGGCGGAGCTGGCACCGCGCTATGCCGAGTTCATCGGCAACGAGATCCAGAAGGCTTACCTCGAATCCTATTCGGATTACGGCCAGAATCTGTTCGACCGCTACGTGGATTACGCCGATGCCTGGATCGAGGACCAGGATTTCAAGGATCCGGACACCGGCCAGTTGCTCGATCGCGAACTGTTGAACCAGGAGTTGACCAAGATCGAAAAGCCGGCCGGCATTGCCAATCCGAAGGATTTCCGCAACGAGGTGGTCAAGTTCTCGTTACGGGCCAGAGCACAGAATGCCGGCAAGAATCCAACCTGGACCTCCTACGAGAAGATTCGCGACGTGATCGAAAAGCGGATATTCTCCCAGGTCGAGGATCTGCTTCCAGTCATCTCCTTCGGGTCGAAGAAGGACGGCGAGACGGAGAAGAAGCACGGCGAGTTCGTCGCACGCATGGTGGAGCGCGGCTACACCGAGCGTCAGGTTCGCCGGCTCGTCGAATGGTACATGCGCGTGAAGCAGGCCGGTTGA